One window of Streptomyces sp. FIT100 genomic DNA carries:
- a CDS encoding cell wall metabolism sensor histidine kinase WalK produces MTRGFHALPLRSRLALLTASAVALAVAAVAVTCWLLTRAQLHNELDTSLRNTSAPAGEVLDTWNACQNPRPESPGTGREFAYVQIVGPDGTRCVSAYSEPVKVDSQDIAVARGLSNNVLRAGTTDDGAEVRVHTQRVAISPRMGELAVSVSRPLHEIDAALNRLALLLSALAGIGVVAAGAAGLWVARTGLKPVDRLTDAVEHVARTEDLTVRIPVEGEDEIARLSRSFNQMTAALASSRDRQAQLIADAGHELRTPLTSLRTNIELLARSEQTGRALPPGDRAALLASVKAQMAELAALIGDLQELSRPDSAAPGPVRVVALHDIARTALERARLRGPELTITDELRPWYVRAEPAALERALVNVLDNAVKFSPPRGTVEVLLDRGVLTVRDHGSGIASDELPHVFERFWRSPSARALPGSGLGLSIVARTVHQAGGEVELRPAEGGGTVAVISLPGAPAPPPPSVVADERLDQT; encoded by the coding sequence GTGACCCGCGGATTCCACGCGCTGCCGCTGCGCTCCCGGCTCGCACTGCTCACGGCGAGCGCGGTCGCGCTCGCCGTCGCCGCGGTCGCCGTGACGTGCTGGCTGCTGACCCGCGCCCAGCTGCACAACGAGCTGGACACCTCGCTGCGGAACACGAGCGCGCCGGCCGGCGAGGTCCTCGACACCTGGAACGCGTGCCAGAACCCGCGCCCCGAGAGCCCGGGGACCGGAAGGGAGTTCGCCTACGTCCAGATCGTCGGCCCCGACGGCACCCGCTGTGTGTCGGCGTACTCCGAACCCGTGAAAGTGGACTCGCAGGACATCGCCGTCGCCCGGGGGCTCTCCAACAACGTCCTGCGCGCCGGCACCACCGACGACGGCGCCGAGGTGCGGGTGCACACCCAGCGGGTGGCGATCTCCCCCCGCATGGGCGAGCTCGCGGTGTCGGTCTCCCGCCCCCTGCACGAGATCGACGCCGCCCTCAACCGGCTCGCCCTGCTCCTCTCCGCCCTCGCCGGCATCGGGGTCGTCGCCGCCGGAGCCGCCGGCCTGTGGGTCGCCCGCACCGGGCTCAAGCCCGTCGACCGGCTCACCGACGCGGTCGAGCACGTGGCCCGTACCGAGGACCTGACCGTCCGCATCCCCGTCGAGGGCGAGGACGAGATCGCGCGGCTGTCCCGCTCCTTCAACCAGATGACCGCGGCGCTCGCCTCCTCCCGCGACCGGCAGGCCCAGCTGATCGCCGACGCGGGCCATGAGCTGCGCACCCCGCTCACCTCGCTGCGTACCAACATCGAGCTGCTTGCCCGCAGCGAGCAGACCGGCCGGGCGCTGCCACCCGGGGACCGGGCGGCGCTGCTGGCCTCCGTGAAGGCGCAGATGGCGGAGCTCGCGGCGCTGATCGGGGATCTTCAGGAGCTGTCACGGCCGGACAGCGCGGCACCCGGCCCGGTCCGGGTCGTCGCGCTGCACGACATCGCGCGCACCGCCCTTGAGCGGGCCCGGCTGCGCGGACCGGAGCTCACGATCACCGACGAGCTGCGGCCCTGGTACGTACGGGCCGAGCCGGCGGCGCTGGAGCGGGCGCTGGTCAATGTGCTGGACAACGCGGTGAAGTTCTCCCCGCCGCGCGGCACGGTGGAGGTGCTCCTGGACCGCGGGGTGCTGACCGTACGGGACCACGGGTCCGGTATCGCGTCCGATGAACTCCCGCATGTCTTCGAGCGGTTCTGGCGCTCCCCGTCCGCCCGCGCGCTGCCCGGTTCCGGCCTCGGTCTGTCGATCGTGGCCAGGACCGTGCACCAGGCGGGCGGCGAGGTGGAGCTGCGCCCCGCGGAGGGCGGCGGCACCGTGGCGGTGATCAGCCTGCCGGGCGCCCCGGCGCCGCCTCCTCCGTCAGTTGTGGCGGATGAGCGACTCGACCAGACCTGA
- a CDS encoding phosphatidylinositol-specific phospholipase C — protein sequence MSLTRRGFLAGAAVASAIALIGAAPAGAAPQRVLGTQDWMSGIDGGRALRTLTIPGTHDSGARFGGLWAECQNTTIAQQLDSGIRFLDVRCRVTGGSFAIHHGAAYQNMMFGDVLVACWNFLGAHPSETVLMRVKQEYSEDSDATFRAIFDDYLDNRGWRPLFHIADTLPSLGEARGKVLLIADNGGLPGVKWWDGSVFDIQDDWNAMPDAKYPKIEAHFRKAVEQPGRLFINFVSTSAYLPPRWNSDSLNPRVHGFLDGTANGWKGLGIVPMDYPGTRSGLVESLIRHN from the coding sequence ATGTCCTTGACCAGACGTGGTTTCCTCGCGGGCGCGGCCGTCGCGTCCGCCATCGCACTCATCGGGGCGGCACCGGCCGGTGCCGCCCCGCAGCGCGTCCTGGGCACCCAGGACTGGATGAGCGGCATCGACGGCGGCAGGGCGCTGCGGACGCTCACCATCCCCGGAACCCATGATTCCGGCGCCCGTTTCGGCGGGCTCTGGGCCGAGTGCCAGAACACCACCATCGCCCAGCAGCTCGACTCCGGAATCCGCTTCCTGGACGTGCGGTGCCGGGTCACCGGCGGCTCCTTCGCCATCCACCACGGCGCCGCCTACCAGAACATGATGTTCGGCGATGTGCTCGTGGCCTGCTGGAACTTCCTCGGCGCCCACCCGTCCGAGACCGTCCTGATGCGGGTCAAGCAGGAGTACTCGGAGGACTCCGACGCCACCTTCCGCGCGATCTTCGACGACTACCTCGACAACCGGGGCTGGCGGCCCCTCTTCCATATCGCCGACACGCTCCCCTCCCTCGGCGAGGCCCGCGGCAAGGTCCTCCTCATCGCCGACAACGGCGGACTGCCCGGTGTGAAGTGGTGGGACGGCTCGGTCTTCGACATCCAGGACGACTGGAACGCGATGCCGGACGCCAAGTACCCCAAGATCGAGGCCCACTTCCGCAAGGCCGTCGAGCAGCCGGGCAGGCTCTTCATCAACTTCGTCAGCACATCCGCGTACCTGCCGCCGCGCTGGAACTCCGACAGCCTCAACCCGCGCGTCCACGGCTTCCTGGACGGGACCGCGAACGGCTGGAAGGGCCTCGGCATCGTGCCGATGGACTACCCCGGCACCCGCTCAGGTCTGGTCGAGTCGCTCATCCGCCACAACTGA
- a CDS encoding bifunctional UDP-sugar hydrolase/5'-nucleotidase, which yields MSATPHQKRRRILAAVAGLTTVGALVAAMPAGAAGATGLGDRHGHGHGHGHGHGYGRTVDVQLLSFNDLHGNLQPPAGSAGRVTHTNEDGTTRTIDAGGAEYLATHLREARKGNRYSVTAAAGDMIGASPLLSGLFHDEPTIEALNKLDLDVSSVGNHEFDEGAKELARMQNGGCHEKDGCFEEGRKFRGADFPYLAANVTDEKSGRPLLDPYFVWQRDGVKIGFIGVTLEGTPDIVSAEGVKGLKFGDEAETINKYTKVLERKGVRSIVALIHEGGAPASASYNYDCDSPGPGDGVSGPIVDIAKRISPQVDALVTGHTHQAYACTIPDPSGKPRTVTSAASFGKLYTDTTLTYDRRTRDIVRTSVASANHVVTRDVPKAPDMTRLIDRWNALAAPIASRPVGYISADIENPFDAPEKPLGDLIADAQLEGMAPADKGGAQLALMNPGGIRAGLVHQASGGEGDGVVTYGEAFTVQPFTNMMTAVDLTGAQLITALQQQVSGANQAAPKILQVSRGFTYTLDMTRTGADRIVVGSVKLNGEAIDAAKTYRVAMNEFLAGGGDGFAVLKEHRNKLVGGSDLDALTAYFAAHSSASAPLAPPATGRITVVK from the coding sequence ATGTCAGCGACACCGCACCAGAAGCGCCGCCGCATACTCGCCGCCGTCGCCGGACTGACCACCGTCGGCGCGCTTGTCGCCGCGATGCCCGCCGGGGCCGCCGGCGCCACCGGCCTGGGCGACCGCCACGGCCACGGCCATGGGCACGGACACGGACACGGGTACGGCCGCACCGTCGATGTGCAGCTGCTGTCCTTCAACGACCTGCACGGCAACCTTCAGCCGCCCGCCGGCTCGGCGGGCCGGGTCACCCACACCAACGAGGACGGCACCACCAGGACCATCGACGCGGGCGGCGCCGAGTACCTGGCGACCCACCTGCGCGAGGCCCGCAAGGGCAACCGCTACTCCGTCACCGCCGCGGCCGGCGACATGATCGGCGCGTCGCCGCTGCTCTCCGGGCTCTTCCACGACGAGCCGACGATCGAGGCGCTGAACAAGCTGGACCTCGACGTCTCCTCGGTCGGCAACCACGAGTTCGACGAGGGCGCCAAGGAGCTCGCCCGGATGCAGAACGGCGGCTGCCACGAGAAGGACGGCTGCTTCGAGGAGGGCCGGAAGTTCAGGGGCGCCGACTTCCCGTACCTCGCGGCCAATGTGACGGACGAGAAGTCCGGCAGGCCGCTGCTCGACCCGTACTTCGTGTGGCAGCGCGACGGCGTGAAGATCGGGTTCATCGGCGTCACCCTGGAGGGCACGCCGGACATCGTCTCCGCCGAGGGCGTCAAGGGCTTGAAGTTCGGCGACGAGGCCGAGACGATCAACAAGTACACCAAGGTGCTGGAGCGCAAGGGCGTCCGGTCGATCGTCGCCCTGATCCACGAGGGCGGGGCGCCGGCGTCGGCCTCGTACAACTACGACTGCGACAGCCCCGGCCCGGGCGACGGGGTCTCCGGACCGATCGTCGACATCGCCAAGAGGATCAGCCCGCAGGTCGACGCCCTGGTCACCGGCCACACCCACCAGGCGTACGCGTGCACGATCCCGGACCCGTCGGGCAAGCCGCGCACGGTCACGTCCGCCGCCTCCTTCGGCAAGCTGTACACGGACACCACGCTGACGTACGACCGCCGCACCCGCGACATCGTGCGGACGTCGGTCGCCTCCGCCAACCACGTCGTCACCCGTGACGTGCCGAAGGCCCCGGACATGACGCGTCTCATCGACCGCTGGAACGCGCTCGCCGCACCGATCGCGAGCCGGCCCGTGGGCTATATCTCCGCCGACATCGAGAACCCCTTCGACGCCCCCGAGAAGCCGCTCGGCGATCTGATCGCGGACGCGCAGCTGGAGGGCATGGCCCCGGCCGACAAGGGCGGCGCGCAGCTCGCGCTGATGAACCCGGGCGGTATCCGCGCGGGCCTGGTCCACCAGGCGTCCGGCGGCGAGGGCGACGGTGTGGTGACGTACGGCGAGGCGTTCACGGTGCAGCCGTTCACCAACATGATGACGGCGGTCGACCTGACCGGCGCCCAGCTGATCACCGCGCTCCAGCAGCAGGTGAGCGGGGCGAACCAGGCCGCCCCGAAGATCCTCCAGGTGTCGCGGGGCTTCACGTACACGCTCGACATGACCAGGACCGGCGCCGACCGGATCGTCGTCGGGTCCGTGAAGCTGAACGGCGAGGCGATCGACGCGGCGAAGACCTACCGGGTCGCGATGAACGAGTTCCTCGCGGGCGGCGGCGACGGCTTCGCCGTCCTGAAGGAGCACAGGAACAAGCTGGTGGGCGGGTCCGATCTGGACGCCCTCACCGCCTACTTCGCGGCGCACTCCAGTGCGTCGGCCCCGCTGGCCCCGCCGGCGACCGGCCGGATCACGGTCGTGAAGTAG
- the mshD gene encoding mycothiol synthase, which translates to MTDAAPAIEPGRQIQTLDELTPEQADDVLRLLAAAARADGMQAVSEQGQLHLRHGQREGVRHFLLTVAGDLRGYAQLEDTDPVEAPAAELVVHPGHRGRGHGRALGSALLATSGKRLRVWAHGGKSAARHLAQVLGLTLFRELRQLRRSLSPLDIPEPVLPEGVTVRTFLPGQDDAAWLAVNAAAFAHHPEQGAITQRDLDDRKQETWFDPKGFFLAEHGGEIVGFHWTKVHAEEQLGEVYVIGIRPDAQGTGLGKALTAVGLRHLAAQGLPAVLLYVDADNTAALRVYERLGFTTHEVDLMYRTET; encoded by the coding sequence ATGACTGACGCAGCCCCCGCCATCGAGCCCGGCCGGCAGATCCAGACGCTCGACGAACTCACCCCCGAGCAGGCCGATGACGTCCTGCGCCTGCTCGCCGCCGCCGCACGCGCCGACGGCATGCAGGCCGTCTCGGAGCAGGGACAGCTCCATCTGCGCCACGGACAGCGCGAGGGCGTGCGGCACTTCCTGCTCACCGTCGCCGGGGACCTCCGCGGTTACGCCCAACTGGAGGACACCGACCCGGTGGAGGCCCCCGCGGCCGAGCTGGTGGTGCACCCCGGCCACCGCGGCCGCGGCCACGGGCGCGCCCTCGGCAGCGCGCTGCTCGCCACCTCCGGCAAGCGCCTGCGCGTCTGGGCGCACGGCGGCAAGTCAGCGGCCCGCCATCTGGCGCAGGTGCTCGGCCTCACCCTCTTCCGCGAACTGCGCCAGCTGCGCCGGTCGTTGAGCCCGCTCGACATCCCGGAGCCGGTCCTGCCCGAGGGCGTGACGGTGCGTACGTTCCTGCCCGGCCAGGATGACGCGGCGTGGCTCGCGGTCAACGCCGCCGCCTTCGCCCACCACCCCGAGCAGGGCGCGATCACCCAGCGCGACCTCGACGACCGCAAGCAGGAGACCTGGTTCGACCCGAAGGGCTTCTTCCTCGCCGAGCACGGCGGCGAGATCGTCGGCTTCCACTGGACGAAGGTCCACGCGGAGGAGCAGCTCGGCGAGGTGTACGTGATCGGCATCCGGCCGGACGCCCAGGGCACCGGCCTCGGCAAGGCCCTCACCGCGGTCGGACTGCGCCACCTCGCGGCGCAGGGCCTGCCGGCGGTCCTGCTCTACGTCGACGCGGACAACACGGCGGCGCTGCGGGTGTACGAGCGGCTGGGCTTCACGACGCACGAGGTGGACCTGATGTACCGCACGGAGACGTGA
- a CDS encoding RNA degradosome polyphosphate kinase — translation MSKQPAEVPVQHVQPSVGSIAAHRPHTVSAAVSDLEPDLDADLDAYEDSTEGAELPQGRFLDRERSWLAFNERVLELAEDPATPLLERANFLAIFASNLDEFFMVRVAGLKRRIATGVATRSASGLQPREVLELIWNRSRELMARHAACYQQDVAPALADEGIHLIRWPELTEKEQARLFTLFRQQIFPVLTPLAVDPAHPFPYISGLSLNLAVVVRNPVSGHRHFARVKVPPLLSRFLEASPHRYVPLEDVIAAHLEELFPGMEVLAHHMFRVTRNEDLEVEEDDTENLLQALEKELLRRRFGPPVRLEVEESIDPYVLDLLVRELKISESEVYPLPGPLDLTGLFGIAGQDRPELKYPKFVAGTHRDLAEVESASAPDIFAALRERDVLLHHPYDSFSTSVQAFLEQAAGDPDVLAIKQTLYRTSGKSPIVDALIDAAEAGKQVLVLVEIKARFDEQANIKWARKLEEAGCHVVYGLVGLKTHCKLSLVVRQEGETLRRYSHVGTGNYHPKTARLYEDLGLLTADPQVGADLSDLFNRLSGYSRRETYRRLLVAPKSLRDGLIARINKEVAHHRAGRPAFVRIKVNSMVDEAIIDSLYRASQAGVPVDIWVRGICAIRPGVAGLSENIRVRSVLGRFLEHSRIFTFGNGGEPEVWFGSADMMHRNLDRRIEALVRVTDPAHRAALSRLLETGMSDTTSSWHLGPDGEWTRHSTDGEGQPLRHVQEMLIDARRRRRAQP, via the coding sequence ATGAGCAAGCAGCCCGCCGAGGTCCCGGTCCAGCACGTACAGCCGTCCGTCGGCTCCATAGCCGCACACCGCCCGCACACGGTCTCCGCCGCGGTCTCCGATCTCGAGCCCGACCTCGATGCCGACCTCGATGCCTACGAGGACAGCACCGAGGGTGCCGAGCTGCCCCAGGGCCGTTTCCTGGACCGCGAGCGCAGCTGGCTCGCGTTCAACGAGCGCGTCCTGGAGCTCGCCGAAGACCCCGCGACCCCCCTCCTGGAGCGGGCGAACTTCCTCGCGATCTTCGCCTCGAACCTGGACGAGTTCTTCATGGTCCGGGTGGCCGGACTGAAGCGCCGCATCGCCACCGGCGTCGCCACCCGCTCCGCCTCCGGCCTGCAGCCGCGCGAGGTGCTGGAGCTGATCTGGAACCGCTCGCGCGAGCTCATGGCCCGGCACGCCGCCTGCTACCAGCAGGACGTCGCGCCCGCCCTGGCCGACGAGGGCATCCACCTCATCCGCTGGCCCGAGCTCACGGAGAAGGAGCAGGCCCGCCTCTTCACCCTCTTCCGCCAGCAGATCTTCCCGGTCCTCACCCCGCTGGCCGTCGACCCGGCCCACCCGTTCCCGTACATCTCGGGGCTCTCGCTCAACCTCGCCGTGGTCGTACGCAACCCGGTCAGCGGCCACCGCCACTTCGCCCGGGTCAAGGTCCCGCCCCTGCTGTCCCGCTTCCTTGAGGCGTCCCCGCACCGCTACGTCCCGCTGGAGGACGTCATAGCGGCGCATCTGGAGGAGCTGTTCCCCGGCATGGAGGTGCTCGCGCACCACATGTTCCGGGTGACCAGGAACGAGGACCTGGAGGTCGAGGAGGACGACACCGAGAACCTGCTCCAGGCCCTGGAGAAGGAGCTCCTGCGCCGCCGCTTCGGCCCGCCGGTGCGCCTGGAGGTCGAGGAGTCCATCGACCCGTACGTCCTGGACCTGCTCGTCCGCGAGCTGAAGATCTCCGAGTCCGAGGTCTACCCGCTGCCCGGGCCGCTCGACCTGACCGGTCTCTTCGGCATCGCCGGCCAGGACCGGCCGGAGCTCAAGTACCCGAAGTTCGTCGCCGGCACCCACCGCGACCTCGCCGAGGTCGAGTCGGCGTCCGCGCCCGACATCTTCGCGGCGCTGCGCGAGCGGGACGTGCTGCTGCACCACCCGTACGACTCGTTCTCGACCTCCGTCCAGGCTTTCCTGGAGCAGGCCGCGGGCGACCCGGACGTGCTCGCCATCAAGCAGACGCTGTACCGGACCTCCGGCAAGTCCCCGATCGTGGACGCCCTGATCGACGCCGCCGAGGCGGGCAAGCAGGTCCTCGTCCTCGTCGAGATCAAGGCCCGCTTCGACGAGCAGGCCAACATCAAGTGGGCGCGGAAGCTGGAGGAGGCCGGCTGCCACGTCGTGTACGGGCTCGTCGGGCTGAAGACCCACTGCAAGCTCTCGCTCGTGGTCCGGCAGGAGGGCGAGACCCTGCGCCGGTACTCGCACGTCGGCACCGGCAACTACCACCCGAAGACCGCCCGGCTGTACGAGGACCTCGGTCTGCTCACCGCGGACCCGCAGGTCGGAGCGGACCTGTCCGACCTGTTCAACCGGCTGTCCGGGTACTCGCGCCGCGAGACCTACCGCCGGCTGCTCGTCGCCCCGAAATCACTGCGCGACGGGCTGATCGCCCGGATCAACAAGGAGGTCGCCCACCACCGGGCCGGCCGTCCCGCGTTCGTCCGGATCAAGGTCAACTCGATGGTCGACGAAGCGATCATCGACTCGCTCTACCGGGCGTCGCAGGCCGGCGTGCCGGTGGACATATGGGTGCGCGGCATCTGCGCGATACGCCCCGGTGTCGCCGGGCTCTCGGAGAACATCCGGGTCCGCTCGGTCCTCGGCCGCTTCCTGGAGCACTCCCGGATCTTCACCTTCGGCAACGGAGGCGAGCCCGAGGTGTGGTTCGGCAGCGCCGACATGATGCACCGCAACCTCGACCGCCGTATCGAGGCGCTCGTACGGGTCACCGACCCGGCGCACCGCGCGGCACTGAGCCGGCTCCTGGAAACCGGTATGTCCGACACCACGTCGTCCTGGCACCTCGGCCCGGACGGGGAGTGGACCCGGCATTCCACGGACGGCGAAGGCCAGCCGCTGCGGCATGTACAGGAAATGCTCATAGACGCCCGGAGGCGCCGGCGTGCACAGCCCTGA
- a CDS encoding CHAD domain-containing protein: MHSPDLPSVARGAGADQVLAEYLHTQAADFLRSLRVHGECGADTTGAEDAAGALRRSARRISGALHTYRPLLDTAWADQLRTELTWLSGMLAQEHACTARLNRLLDALSRLSGTGPVPLPRAEADLAVLTSPEVLAATSPGAHEAEATAASEAAPLVTGQDVQAKAAARGAATTSGARGALTVGAARAGALLERQLTLGRTRAHSAALQALGSSRFHAVADAVALLASEVPFAAAATAPADVLQGHAETAERRLLDAVAALPLARAAHPYNADALVHGLATTSAGEAQDAPWHHVRLLLRLHRYAQEVVCSGTHPLLTIAGRTLDRHRDAAEAASAAATAARTPRIAPATAYALGVLHADQRHEVEAARFAFHRVWQSQAVAAP; this comes from the coding sequence GTGCACAGCCCTGACCTTCCCTCCGTCGCCCGGGGGGCCGGTGCCGACCAGGTCCTGGCCGAGTATCTGCACACACAGGCCGCGGACTTCCTGCGGAGTCTGCGCGTGCACGGCGAATGCGGTGCGGACACGACGGGCGCGGAGGACGCGGCCGGAGCGCTGCGCCGCTCCGCCCGCCGCATCAGCGGTGCCCTGCACACGTACCGCCCGCTGCTGGACACCGCCTGGGCGGACCAGCTCCGCACGGAGCTGACCTGGCTCTCCGGCATGCTCGCCCAGGAACACGCCTGCACGGCCCGTCTGAACCGGCTGCTGGACGCCCTGTCCCGCCTCTCGGGCACGGGTCCGGTGCCGCTCCCGCGCGCGGAGGCCGACCTGGCGGTCCTGACGAGCCCGGAAGTCCTGGCCGCCACATCGCCCGGCGCGCACGAGGCCGAGGCGACGGCCGCCAGCGAGGCGGCCCCCCTGGTCACCGGGCAGGACGTACAGGCCAAGGCCGCGGCGCGCGGCGCCGCCACCACGTCAGGGGCGCGAGGAGCGCTCACCGTGGGAGCCGCACGGGCCGGGGCGCTCCTGGAGCGCCAGCTGACGCTGGGGCGCACGCGGGCGCACTCGGCGGCGCTCCAGGCACTCGGGTCGTCGCGGTTCCACGCGGTCGCCGACGCCGTCGCCCTGCTCGCCTCCGAGGTGCCGTTCGCGGCCGCCGCCACGGCGCCCGCGGACGTACTGCAGGGGCATGCCGAGACGGCCGAGCGCCGGCTCCTGGACGCGGTCGCGGCGCTGCCGCTCGCCCGCGCCGCGCACCCGTACAACGCGGACGCGCTGGTCCACGGCCTGGCCACGACCTCCGCCGGCGAGGCCCAGGACGCGCCGTGGCACCACGTACGGCTGCTGCTGCGGCTGCACCGGTACGCACAGGAGGTCGTCTGCTCGGGTACGCACCCGCTGCTGACGATCGCGGGGCGAACCCTGGACCGGCACCGGGACGCAGCCGAGGCCGCCTCCGCCGCGGCGACCGCGGCCCGCACCCCCCGTATCGCTCCCGCGACGGCGTACGCCCTCGGCGTCCTGCACGCGGACCAGCGCCACGAGGTCGAGGCCGCACGCTTCGCCTTCCACCGGGTGTGGCAGAGCCAGGCGGTGGCCGCACCATGA
- a CDS encoding NUDIX hydrolase, with translation MSTPGSSGTPGSSDTPGSPGTPGSAQAGTVRAAGCVLWRRAPRSDDGIEICLVHRPRYDDWSHPKGKLKRSEDALAGALREVLEETGHHATPGPRLPTVHYVANGRPKEVSYWAAEAQTPGKFIPGREVDRIDWLVPTAARAQLTQLRDRHLVDALVSELGILGSTGAH, from the coding sequence ATGAGCACCCCCGGAAGCTCCGGCACTCCCGGCAGCTCCGACACGCCCGGCAGCCCCGGTACCCCTGGCAGCGCCCAAGCCGGGACCGTGCGCGCCGCCGGCTGCGTCCTGTGGCGCCGTGCGCCGCGGAGCGACGACGGCATCGAGATATGCCTCGTCCACCGCCCCCGCTACGACGACTGGTCCCATCCCAAGGGCAAGCTGAAGCGGTCCGAGGACGCCCTCGCCGGGGCCCTGCGCGAGGTCCTGGAGGAGACCGGGCACCACGCCACCCCCGGCCCCCGTCTCCCCACGGTCCACTACGTCGCGAACGGGCGTCCCAAGGAGGTCAGCTACTGGGCCGCCGAGGCGCAAACGCCGGGCAAATTCATTCCCGGCCGCGAGGTCGACCGCATCGACTGGCTGGTCCCGACCGCCGCCCGCGCGCAGCTCACCCAGCTCCGCGACCGCCATCTCGTGGACGCGCTCGTCTCAGAACTCGGGATACTCGGCAGTACTGGCGCGCATTGA
- the pstS gene encoding phosphate ABC transporter substrate-binding protein PstS, which produces MKLQRNNGLRATALAALAVSGALVLTACGSDNNAGDTTGGAGDKTAAASNIKCDDAKGQLMASGSSAQKNAMDLWVKNYMAACTGVEINYKSSSSGEGIVAFNQGTVGFAGSDSALKPEEVAESKKICSGGQGINLPMVGGPIAIGYNVPGVENLVLDAPTIAKIFNSEIKKWNDPAIAKLNPGAKLPDMAIQAFHRSEDSGTTQNLGKYLGKAAPDAWKYEAEKKWPAKGGQAASGSAGVAAQVKQVEGAIGYFELSYATSQSIPTVDISTGAAAPVKATSENASKAIAAAKVEGTGKDLALKLDYATKAEGAYPIVLVTYEIVCDKGNKADTLSTVKSFLTYTASDEGQKVLSEAGYAPIPAEINAKVRETVNSLS; this is translated from the coding sequence GTGAAGCTTCAGCGCAACAACGGGCTTCGCGCCACCGCGCTTGCTGCCCTCGCGGTCTCCGGCGCCCTGGTCCTCACGGCGTGTGGTTCGGACAACAACGCAGGCGACACGACCGGTGGCGCCGGCGACAAGACCGCTGCTGCCTCCAACATCAAGTGCGACGACGCCAAGGGCCAGCTGATGGCGTCCGGCTCCAGCGCTCAGAAGAACGCCATGGACCTGTGGGTCAAGAACTACATGGCCGCGTGCACGGGCGTGGAGATCAACTACAAGTCCTCCTCCTCCGGTGAGGGCATCGTCGCCTTCAACCAGGGCACGGTCGGCTTCGCCGGCTCCGACTCGGCGCTGAAGCCCGAGGAGGTCGCCGAGTCCAAGAAGATCTGCTCCGGTGGCCAGGGCATCAACCTGCCCATGGTCGGCGGCCCGATCGCGATCGGCTACAACGTCCCCGGCGTGGAGAACCTCGTCCTGGACGCCCCCACCATCGCCAAGATCTTCAACTCGGAGATCAAGAAGTGGAACGACCCGGCGATCGCCAAGCTGAACCCGGGCGCCAAGCTCCCGGACATGGCGATCCAGGCCTTCCACCGCTCCGAGGACTCCGGCACCACCCAGAACCTCGGTAAGTACCTCGGCAAGGCCGCTCCGGACGCGTGGAAGTACGAGGCCGAGAAGAAGTGGCCCGCCAAGGGCGGCCAGGCTGCCTCCGGCTCCGCCGGTGTCGCGGCCCAGGTCAAGCAGGTCGAGGGCGCCATCGGCTACTTCGAGCTGTCCTACGCCACCTCGCAGTCCATCCCGACCGTCGACATCTCGACCGGTGCCGCCGCTCCGGTGAAGGCGACCTCCGAGAACGCCTCGAAGGCCATCGCCGCCGCCAAGGTCGAGGGCACCGGCAAGGACCTGGCCCTGAAGCTCGACTACGCCACCAAGGCCGAGGGTGCCTACCCGATCGTCCTGGTGACGTACGAGATCGTCTGCGACAAGGGCAACAAGGCCGACACCCTGAGCACGGTCAAGTCCTTCCTGACCTACACCGCCTCCGACGAGGGCCAGAAGGTCCTCAGCGAGGCCGGCTACGCCCCGATCCCCGCTGAGATCAACGCCAAGGTCCGCGAGACGGTCAACAGCCTCTCGTAA